The following are encoded in a window of Flavobacteriales bacterium genomic DNA:
- a CDS encoding fasciclin domain-containing protein — MKHLLRTLLLSLISVTTFATIHQVNAGMFYYTPSELTINVGDTVVWINDGGTHDVNGNISSLTGNSFDNPESFDSPSTSTVGATIYTHVFNIDGTYNYDCSVGNHALQGMVGTIVVNLGSVVDIIENSENHNTLETAVIQANLAETLSGDGPFTVFAPTDDAFDALPAGALDDLLADNTLLTEILLHHVHSGNVLSTELTDGMEVPTLNDDVLVVSIDAGSVMIDMATVIQADILANNGVVHVINAVLVTEDEPTAINTFFNEKDVEYLYSINLLGELVDRDSKEKILVDIYSNGRSIKRYNLRK, encoded by the coding sequence ATGAAACATTTACTACGTACTCTACTTTTATCCCTAATTTCAGTAACAACTTTTGCAACTATACATCAAGTTAATGCTGGAATGTTCTATTATACTCCTAGTGAACTTACAATTAACGTTGGTGATACTGTTGTTTGGATTAATGATGGAGGCACACACGATGTAAACGGGAACATTAGTTCTTTAACGGGGAATAGCTTTGACAACCCAGAAAGTTTTGACTCTCCTTCAACCAGTACTGTTGGAGCTACAATATATACGCACGTGTTTAACATAGATGGTACTTATAACTACGATTGCTCAGTTGGCAATCATGCACTTCAAGGTATGGTTGGTACTATTGTTGTTAACTTAGGCTCAGTAGTTGATATTATTGAAAATTCAGAAAACCACAACACTCTAGAAACCGCTGTTATTCAAGCTAATTTAGCAGAAACACTGTCTGGTGATGGTCCGTTTACAGTATTTGCACCAACAGACGATGCTTTTGATGCATTACCCGCAGGAGCATTAGACGACTTACTTGCTGATAATACTCTTTTGACAGAAATACTGTTACATCATGTTCACTCTGGTAATGTACTGTCAACAGAACTAACCGATGGTATGGAAGTGCCAACATTGAACGATGATGTGTTAGTTGTCAGCATAGATGCTGGTAGCGTAATGATTGATATGGCAACAGTCATTCAGGCTGATATTTTAGCTAACAATGGAGTTGTACATGTTATTAATGCTGTATTAGTAACAGAAGATGAGCCTACTGCAATAAATACGTTTTTCAATGAAAAAGATGTAGAATATTTATACTCCATAAACCTATTAGGAGAATTGGTCGATAGAGATTCAAAAGAGAAGATTTTAGTTGACATCTATTCTAACGGAAGAAGTATTAAAAGATACAATCTACGAAAGTAA
- a CDS encoding glutathione peroxidase: MRPFILFIFSLFIMNSAYSQSFYELSIPSIENKEIKMSDFKGKNILIVNVASYCGYTSQYADLQKLSQKYANKLVVLGVPCNQFGAQEPANEKEIITFCESKFDVTFPMTKKVDVKGKNQHPLYAWLTNKEQNGLDNFEVSWNFNKFLINGDGELIAYFKSGVNPLDEQIIERLK; this comes from the coding sequence ATGAGACCCTTTATTCTATTTATATTTTCATTATTTATTATGAACTCAGCTTATTCTCAATCTTTTTACGAATTATCTATTCCATCTATAGAAAATAAAGAAATCAAAATGTCTGATTTCAAAGGCAAGAACATTCTAATAGTAAATGTTGCTTCATATTGCGGCTACACTTCACAGTATGCCGATTTGCAAAAGCTAAGTCAGAAATACGCCAATAAACTTGTAGTTTTAGGAGTACCATGCAATCAGTTTGGTGCTCAAGAACCAGCAAACGAAAAAGAGATAATAACATTTTGTGAAAGTAAGTTTGATGTTACATTTCCTATGACGAAAAAGGTAGATGTCAAAGGAAAAAATCAGCATCCTCTTTATGCTTGGCTAACTAACAAAGAACAAAACGGATTAGACAATTTCGAGGTATCATGGAACTTCAACAAATTTTTGATAAATGGTGACGGAGAGTTAATCGCTTATTTCAAAAGTGGCGTAAATCCACTAGATGAGCAAATTATTGAAAGACTGAAATAA
- a CDS encoding MerR family transcriptional regulator, with protein MTKYSIDQFSQITGITKFVLRTWENRYGFLKAQRTDTKIRFYTDELLVRALNCNYLIENGYKISYISKLSHDEISSKVDEIKNSAEDNSIESYYIVKLIKSALDFDSNLFNSTYEKGVQELGILEFYKSVLLVAFSKIGIFWLTNRIAPSQEHFLSELVKQKIGAAADSASKDEIKKASWLLFLPENEFHEIGLIFAKFLLIKNGFEVVYLGANVPYGSLLQLAEKKQIDNVLFFSVSNTSKSNLDFTINYLNQSFPKAKHFLVANSLDINFLTKDHDITILDNLDDFVEIIS; from the coding sequence ATGACTAAGTATAGTATTGACCAGTTTTCACAAATTACGGGTATTACAAAATTTGTGTTGAGGACATGGGAAAACAGGTACGGTTTTCTCAAGGCTCAACGTACAGACACAAAAATTCGGTTCTACACTGACGAGTTGCTTGTTCGTGCTTTAAATTGTAATTACCTAATAGAAAATGGTTACAAAATTTCATACATTTCTAAACTATCTCATGATGAAATATCATCTAAGGTAGACGAAATTAAAAACAGTGCTGAAGATAATTCGATAGAGTCCTACTACATTGTCAAGTTGATAAAGTCTGCTCTTGATTTTGATTCTAATTTATTCAATTCAACTTATGAGAAAGGTGTTCAGGAGTTAGGTATTCTTGAGTTTTACAAATCTGTATTGTTGGTTGCCTTTTCTAAAATTGGGATTTTTTGGCTCACTAATAGAATTGCCCCTTCGCAAGAACATTTTTTATCAGAATTAGTAAAACAGAAGATTGGTGCAGCTGCAGATTCAGCATCTAAAGATGAAATTAAAAAAGCCTCTTGGCTTTTATTTTTACCAGAAAATGAATTTCACGAAATCGGATTAATTTTTGCTAAGTTTTTATTAATTAAAAACGGTTTTGAAGTAGTTTATTTAGGTGCCAATGTGCCTTACGGCTCTTTGTTGCAATTAGCGGAGAAAAAACAAATTGATAATGTATTGTTCTTTTCTGTTTCTAATACTTCGAAAAGCAATTTAGATTTTACCATTAATTATTTGAATCAATCATTTCCAAAGGCTAAACATTTTCTAGTTGCCAATAGCTTAGATATAAATTTCCTTACAAAGGATCATGATATCACAATACTAGATAATTTAGATGATTTTGTAGAAATTATCTCATAG
- a CDS encoding DUF2256 domain-containing protein translates to MNKPLPHKNCLVCLKPFSWRKKWERVWEDVKYCSERCRRNKNNKNV, encoded by the coding sequence ATGAACAAGCCCTTACCACATAAAAATTGTTTAGTTTGTCTTAAACCTTTTTCATGGCGAAAAAAGTGGGAACGGGTTTGGGAGGACGTAAAATATTGTAGTGAACGTTGTAGAAGAAATAAAAACAACAAGAATGTATAG
- a CDS encoding flavin reductase, producing the protein MKRPWNIISPPVYSLVTYDEQGKVNMNICTYVSAVSMKPKMYSIAIDYTTKTYKNLEKSSKVVLQLLSASNLKVIRKLGKISGKFFDKDRYLNSYNLLQSWKDYNVLKDTCALIELEKKSVVNNHGDHAIFFFDVTAFKTISEKNVLSFQDLVDNRIIL; encoded by the coding sequence ATGAAACGACCTTGGAATATTATTAGCCCACCTGTATATAGTTTAGTGACTTATGACGAACAAGGGAAAGTCAATATGAATATATGTACTTATGTTTCGGCAGTAAGTATGAAGCCTAAAATGTATTCTATCGCTATAGATTACACGACTAAAACCTATAAAAATTTAGAAAAATCATCTAAGGTGGTTCTTCAATTATTAAGTGCTTCTAACCTCAAGGTAATAAGAAAGTTAGGTAAAATTAGTGGTAAGTTTTTTGATAAAGACCGTTACCTCAACTCATACAATTTACTTCAATCTTGGAAAGATTACAATGTGCTAAAAGATACTTGTGCATTAATTGAGTTAGAAAAAAAATCGGTGGTCAATAATCATGGAGATCATGCAATTTTTTTCTTTGACGTTACTGCTTTTAAGACCATTTCTGAAAAAAATGTCCTTTCATTTCAGGATTTAGTAGATAACAGAATAATACTATAA
- a CDS encoding SRPBCC family protein, whose amino-acid sequence MAHYQLRKEQFLKTDIDTIWDFASSPANLKEITPDYMLFDITSKDLPEKMYPGMIITYKVSPLLNIKMNWVTEITQVKDKHFFIDEQRLGPYKMWHHQHFFEEKDGGVLMTDIVTYIPPFGVLGDIANVVLIKKQLEGIFDYRFKVMDKKFNQ is encoded by the coding sequence ATGGCGCACTATCAACTTCGAAAAGAACAGTTTCTAAAAACAGATATTGACACAATTTGGGATTTTGCATCATCTCCAGCCAATCTTAAGGAGATTACTCCCGATTATATGTTATTTGATATTACATCAAAAGACCTACCAGAGAAGATGTATCCTGGAATGATTATTACTTACAAAGTTTCCCCTTTATTAAATATTAAGATGAATTGGGTAACAGAAATAACACAGGTAAAAGACAAACATTTTTTTATTGATGAGCAACGTTTAGGTCCTTACAAAATGTGGCATCATCAGCACTTTTTCGAAGAAAAAGATGGTGGTGTATTAATGACTGATATTGTCACTTACATTCCTCCCTTTGGTGTGCTTGGTGACATTGCTAATGTTGTGCTAATCAAAAAACAATTGGAAGGTATTTTTGATTACAGATTTAAAGTAATGGATAAAAAATTTAATCAATAA
- a CDS encoding heme-binding protein — MKKLLFLTIAILIIYTLFSFRVSKTENYNIIRTIDSVEIRQYPTLIYASHFSQSGNNSQFRVLANYIFGGNDKNEQIGMTSPVNMRLSSENKEMMFLMPERYEMETLPTPNSNEIDIIKMDSRKVAAIRFSGYSNSAKVKRKKQELIDTLEKYDIAHTDEFELLVYDSPYKVLNRRNEVIVILK; from the coding sequence ATGAAAAAATTATTATTTTTAACCATAGCTATACTTATTATATATACCCTATTTTCTTTTCGCGTGAGTAAAACTGAAAACTACAATATCATTAGAACCATAGATTCTGTCGAAATTAGACAGTATCCAACACTTATATATGCCAGTCACTTTTCGCAATCTGGCAACAACTCTCAATTTAGAGTACTTGCCAATTATATATTTGGCGGTAATGATAAGAATGAACAAATTGGTATGACCTCGCCTGTAAATATGCGTCTATCATCCGAAAATAAAGAAATGATGTTCCTAATGCCAGAACGCTATGAAATGGAAACTTTGCCTACTCCTAACTCCAATGAGATAGACATAATAAAAATGGATTCAAGAAAAGTAGCGGCTATTCGTTTTTCAGGGTATTCTAATAGTGCTAAGGTCAAGCGTAAAAAACAAGAGTTGATAGATACACTTGAAAAATACGATATCGCACATACCGATGAATTTGAATTGTTAGTTTACGACTCGCCTTACAAAGTTTTAAATAGAAGAAACGAAGTCATTGTTATACTAAAGTAA
- a CDS encoding flavin reductase, whose product MHLTKEQIQQTSRIKRLNIINSITGVKPANLIGSISENGHSNLAVFSSIVHLGSNPALLGFILRPQHEVRRDTYDNIMQTKYYTINHIPSDYVENAHYTSAKFDKEVSEFDSCKFTEEYLFDFDAPFVKESRVKIGLKLEEMLPIELNKCVMVIGSIQHLWVDDVAVEDDGQINLELLDDVGIGGLNSYYKLKRIAQFPYARVNELPDF is encoded by the coding sequence ATGCACCTTACAAAAGAGCAAATACAGCAAACCTCACGAATCAAGCGTCTTAATATAATTAACTCTATTACTGGAGTTAAACCTGCAAATTTAATTGGTAGTATTTCTGAGAACGGGCATAGTAACTTAGCTGTTTTTAGCTCAATAGTTCATTTGGGAAGTAATCCTGCTCTTTTGGGATTTATCTTACGACCTCAGCACGAAGTTAGGAGGGATACGTACGATAACATCATGCAAACGAAATATTATACCATTAATCATATTCCTTCTGACTATGTTGAAAATGCCCATTATACATCGGCTAAATTTGACAAGGAAGTTTCAGAGTTTGATAGTTGTAAGTTTACCGAAGAATATTTATTTGATTTCGATGCACCATTTGTTAAAGAAAGTCGTGTTAAGATAGGTTTAAAGTTAGAAGAAATGTTACCTATTGAGTTGAATAAATGTGTGATGGTTATTGGTTCTATTCAACATTTATGGGTTGATGATGTGGCAGTCGAAGACGATGGTCAAATCAATCTAGAGTTGTTAGATGATGTTGGAATAGGAGGTTTGAATAGTTACTACAAACTAAAGCGTATTGCTCAATTTCCTTATGCAAGAGTCAATGAATTGCCTGATTTTTAA